In Bacteroidota bacterium, a single window of DNA contains:
- the glp gene encoding gephyrin-like molybdotransferase Glp, which produces MLEFHEALEKILKHVRRSLPVKLPLEDALGFVLAEEVKAREPIPLFDSSSVDGYAVQVRDVQHASELRPVRLKLQSVVSAGVTPHQSLKPFHAIKIMTGAVLPQKADAVVMKELVEARGEEIIFSSPAKEGASLRRRGEEFAKREIVFQKGACITPPVIGMCATLGLTSVKVYRKPRIALVVNGNELRSPSSPLRRGQVRDSNSYALAAALESAGVRPVLVLHAGDNKRTLTKAFARALKSADVVLSAGGVSVGDFDFVKEVLSDLRVRKIFWRVAMKPGKPNFFGTRGKKLIFGLPGNPVSAMVSLETLVMPALRKMMGSYTPDVLHDAVMDFDLKGASGRIEFVRAFAAWSKEGVLTVKPASRQGSHMIGGLADANCLIVLPKEQDRVAKGDIVAIRFLSWNKI; this is translated from the coding sequence ATGCTTGAATTTCATGAAGCGCTCGAAAAGATTCTGAAACACGTGCGGCGCTCGCTGCCGGTCAAACTTCCTCTTGAGGACGCGCTCGGTTTCGTTCTCGCCGAAGAGGTCAAGGCAAGAGAGCCTATCCCGCTGTTTGATTCTTCGTCTGTCGACGGTTACGCTGTCCAGGTTCGGGACGTTCAGCATGCGTCGGAACTCCGTCCCGTGCGTCTGAAATTGCAATCGGTCGTCTCCGCAGGGGTTACCCCGCACCAGTCACTCAAACCGTTCCATGCGATAAAAATAATGACCGGCGCCGTCCTTCCTCAAAAAGCCGATGCCGTCGTCATGAAGGAATTGGTCGAAGCGAGGGGAGAGGAAATTATTTTTTCTTCGCCGGCGAAAGAAGGGGCAAGCCTCCGGCGGCGCGGAGAAGAATTCGCGAAGAGAGAAATTGTGTTTCAAAAAGGGGCGTGTATCACTCCCCCCGTCATTGGAATGTGCGCGACGCTTGGTCTGACGTCGGTCAAGGTGTACCGCAAACCCCGCATCGCGCTGGTCGTCAATGGCAATGAACTCCGGTCCCCTTCGTCGCCGTTGCGTCGCGGACAGGTCCGCGATTCCAATTCTTACGCTCTCGCCGCCGCACTGGAATCGGCGGGAGTGCGTCCGGTTCTCGTCCTGCATGCGGGAGACAATAAGAGAACACTGACGAAAGCGTTCGCGCGGGCGCTGAAAAGCGCCGACGTTGTTTTGTCGGCGGGGGGAGTGTCGGTCGGAGACTTCGATTTTGTGAAGGAGGTTCTCAGCGATCTTCGGGTACGGAAGATTTTTTGGCGGGTTGCGATGAAACCCGGGAAACCGAATTTTTTTGGAACAAGAGGAAAAAAGTTGATCTTCGGACTGCCGGGAAACCCAGTATCGGCGATGGTCTCTCTCGAAACGCTGGTGATGCCCGCGCTGCGGAAAATGATGGGGAGCTATACTCCTGACGTGCTGCATGACGCCGTGATGGATTTCGACCTTAAGGGAGCAAGCGGGCGTATCGAATTCGTTCGTGCATTTGCGGCATGGTCGAAAGAAGGCGTGTTAACTGTGAAGCCCGCTTCGAGGCAGGGTTCCCACATGATCGGCGGACTTGCCGATGCAAATTGTTTGATCGTTCTTCCCAAAGAACAAGACCGAGTCGCAAAAGGGGACATTGTCGCGATTCGATTCCTCTCGTGGAATAAAATCTGA
- a CDS encoding MauE/DoxX family redox-associated membrane protein: protein MARRNLLSLLLRVFTGSLMVVAGVSKLLDTGSFFAAIRQLGILPAGMIFPAMIVVLQSELWLGLALAIGYRTRVVAACLAGLIVVFIAAIAVALARGVTGDCGCFGIIGSDKIGPGLILRDLVLLICCLWLSFQDRHSISDGAETRRDKTTEYS from the coding sequence ATGGCGCGTAGAAACCTTTTATCATTGTTGCTCCGCGTTTTCACGGGGAGCCTGATGGTTGTTGCCGGCGTTTCCAAACTGCTGGATACAGGATCTTTTTTCGCCGCCATCCGGCAGCTCGGCATTCTGCCGGCAGGGATGATTTTCCCGGCAATGATTGTTGTCCTTCAAAGCGAGCTGTGGCTTGGATTAGCGCTGGCCATCGGATATCGAACGAGAGTTGTTGCCGCCTGCCTCGCGGGGCTGATCGTTGTGTTTATCGCCGCGATCGCGGTCGCTCTGGCCCGCGGCGTGACCGGCGATTGCGGGTGCTTCGGCATCATCGGTTCGGATAAGATCGGACCTGGACTCATTCTCAGGGATCTTGTCCTTTTGATCTGCTGCCTTTGGCTTTCATTTCAGGACCGGCACAGTATTTCCGACGGGGCGGAAACTCGCCGCGATAAAACGACAGAGTATTCTTGA
- a CDS encoding YIP1 family protein: protein MMPKIFSGALRQNNFERISLQPTWKRSLIIVVSGIAFLTWLKSCWRGTSVAADLIVFGGAFVTVFISLIILWSVMAALLFFSTPLFNPVKKVSYGNMFSLVSLCGIIFLIGEMLNFILVRSHLISISLYSLPGRFPIGLDVLFLGRNLNLPLTIVLYSVNPIIIWYFSAMSIGLKTMTGIRSRNAAVIVTCLWGVGVGSAAMIASLMGGTTFGIRIG from the coding sequence ATGATGCCGAAAATATTTTCAGGAGCTCTAAGACAGAACAATTTTGAACGGATCTCATTACAGCCGACATGGAAGCGCTCACTTATTATTGTCGTCTCGGGAATCGCGTTCTTGACATGGCTGAAAAGCTGCTGGCGGGGGACTTCGGTCGCTGCCGATCTCATCGTTTTCGGGGGCGCTTTTGTTACGGTTTTTATCTCCTTGATCATCCTCTGGTCAGTCATGGCGGCGTTATTATTTTTTTCAACGCCGTTGTTTAATCCGGTGAAAAAGGTGTCGTACGGAAACATGTTCTCCCTTGTCTCTCTCTGCGGGATTATCTTTTTAATCGGCGAAATGCTAAATTTCATCCTGGTGCGCTCTCACTTGATTTCCATCAGTTTGTACAGCTTGCCGGGACGTTTTCCGATCGGATTGGATGTGCTTTTTCTCGGGCGCAATCTTAACCTTCCGTTGACGATCGTTTTATACAGCGTCAATCCGATCATCATTTGGTATTTTTCGGCAATGTCAATCGGGTTGAAGACGATGACCGGGATCCGGTCACGAAATGCTGCTGTTATTGTTACATGCTTGTGGGGCGTCGGGGTCGGTTCGGCAGCAATGATCGCTTCGCTGATGGGGGGAACAACGTTCGGCATCCGCATAGGATAA
- a CDS encoding cysteine peptidase family C39 domain-containing protein — MLSAVFVVNSSWILLPRFAGQKMPDSYAGGEYLGNVGVVMQTSYNDCAPASLQMVLDRYEIPSTVGELTRRLKPGVNGSTMLALRDLAEAKGLHAEGWRLRLQDFLTAQFPAILFIPKNHFVVADSVGSGNVFLRDPAVGRIKLPVSELPGVWNGEALVFRKE, encoded by the coding sequence GTGCTCTCCGCAGTCTTTGTCGTCAATTCATCCTGGATCCTTCTCCCTCGTTTTGCGGGACAAAAAATGCCGGACTCGTATGCCGGCGGCGAATATCTGGGGAATGTCGGGGTCGTCATGCAAACGAGCTACAATGACTGCGCCCCTGCATCGCTGCAGATGGTTCTCGATCGATATGAGATTCCCAGCACGGTCGGCGAGTTGACGCGGCGGCTCAAACCGGGAGTGAACGGTTCCACGATGCTCGCGCTCCGAGACCTGGCCGAAGCGAAGGGACTGCACGCCGAGGGATGGCGGTTGAGGCTGCAAGATTTTTTGACCGCGCAGTTTCCGGCAATTCTCTTCATCCCCAAGAATCATTTTGTTGTTGCGGACAGCGTTGGCTCCGGCAATGTCTTTTTACGCGACCCCGCCGTCGGGAGAATAAAACTGCCGGTATCGGAGTTGCCCGGAGTATGGAACGGGGAAGCTTTGGTGTTCAGAAAGGAATAA
- a CDS encoding TlpA disulfide reductase family protein: MPRIAAVSLENRPFAFDSASSKKRLVVFFAPACSHCRRELANLAALLPRYAGRLDIFGVSLDNGSSTKAAVAELGLNFPVVIADADSLREHYRIHILPALFCADECWLLQRFYSGEHSLAEDARLLDDFVFSSRE, encoded by the coding sequence ATGCCAAGAATCGCTGCGGTCTCTTTGGAGAACCGCCCGTTCGCGTTCGACAGCGCATCGTCGAAAAAAAGGCTGGTGGTATTCTTCGCGCCGGCATGCAGCCATTGCCGCCGGGAACTGGCCAACCTTGCCGCACTTCTCCCTCGCTATGCCGGAAGGCTTGATATTTTCGGGGTCTCGCTCGACAACGGCAGCTCGACGAAGGCGGCGGTCGCCGAATTGGGCCTGAATTTTCCTGTCGTTATAGCCGACGCAGACAGCCTCAGAGAACATTACAGAATACATATTCTTCCGGCTCTTTTCTGTGCCGACGAATGTTGGCTGCTGCAAAGATTCTATTCCGGGGAGCATTCGCTGGCAGAAGATGCCCGGCTTCTCGACGATTTTGTCTTTTCTTCACGCGAATAA
- the moaCB gene encoding bifunctional molybdenum cofactor biosynthesis protein MoaC/MoaB, which yields MRDISQKITTLRTAVATATLRVSAATVTLIRENKIPKGNPLEVAKVAAIQAAKNTSQIIPYCHPLPIDFVGVEFEVGETAITATVRVKAIYKTGVEMEALTGASVAALTLYDMMKMLDDGMEILGVKLVSKKGGKSDFVKVTGAGFRAAVLVMSDSVSSGKKEDVSGKVIVERLKALNVNVAEYAVIPDDAKKIEAKLLQYSDTMKLDAVFTTGGTGLGPRDTTPEVIKKIIEKEIPGVSEAARVFGQARTPLAMLSRSVAGVRGKTIIVSFPGSKGGVTDGLDALLPTLMHIASIVRGGGH from the coding sequence ATGCGCGACATTTCACAAAAAATAACGACGCTCCGCACTGCGGTCGCTACGGCAACCTTGCGCGTTTCCGCGGCGACGGTCACCCTCATCCGGGAGAATAAGATCCCCAAGGGAAACCCGCTTGAGGTAGCGAAAGTAGCCGCGATCCAGGCTGCCAAGAACACGAGCCAGATCATCCCGTACTGTCATCCGCTTCCGATCGACTTTGTCGGCGTCGAATTTGAGGTCGGCGAGACAGCGATCACCGCCACAGTTCGGGTGAAGGCGATTTACAAAACCGGCGTCGAGATGGAAGCGCTGACCGGGGCTTCCGTTGCCGCTTTGACGCTCTACGATATGATGAAGATGCTGGATGATGGAATGGAGATCCTCGGCGTGAAGCTCGTCAGCAAGAAAGGGGGGAAATCGGATTTTGTCAAGGTAACCGGTGCGGGGTTTCGCGCGGCCGTCCTCGTAATGTCGGATTCGGTCTCGTCGGGGAAGAAAGAAGATGTGTCCGGAAAGGTCATCGTGGAGCGGCTGAAGGCGTTGAACGTTAACGTCGCCGAGTATGCCGTCATTCCCGACGACGCAAAAAAAATTGAAGCGAAGCTGCTGCAGTATTCCGACACAATGAAGCTCGATGCCGTGTTCACGACAGGCGGCACCGGACTCGGCCCGCGCGACACCACCCCGGAAGTGATCAAAAAAATCATTGAAAAAGAAATCCCCGGAGTGTCGGAGGCGGCGCGGGTGTTCGGACAGGCACGCACTCCGCTCGCGATGCTGTCGCGCAGCGTGGCCGGCGTCCGCGGCAAAACCATCATCGTTAGTTTTCCCGGATCGAAAGGGGGCGTCACCGACGGGCTCGATGCGCTTCTTCCGACGCTGATGCATATCGCTTCCATCGTCCGCGGCGGCGGTCATTGA
- a CDS encoding pitrilysin family protein, with amino-acid sequence MKFRWSLFIAFLTCATVPVFAAAPESFVLNGLKVIVKQNTTTDIISAVMCYRGGAAVLTSREAGIEKFALAVAVKASEQYPKEKLNATLERMNTTIGSSVSADYSTIDLQCVKQYFDTSWNVFADVILHPAVTKEDVELERQQLLSQLKQTHDNPDSYLDELGRRAFYTDHPYQTDANGEEATVASFTPEQLKAYLAKRTSSTQLLLIVVGNVTRDRVEKLVKASFGSLPAGVFAAPVLPAVNHDETSVKFVYRNLPTNYIEGYFSAPSLNADDYYAMAAAGAVLQYRLFEEVRTKRSLSYAPAGGIGRNFSNYGFIYVTALKPDTTLKVMMAELKKMARQKISTEELRNTVNTFITTYYLRNETNRSQANILARYELSGAGYQAADKLIDDIKKVTPDDIQNACKKYIKNLQFVIIGNSESLEIKDLVF; translated from the coding sequence ATGAAATTCCGATGGAGTCTATTCATCGCGTTCCTCACCTGTGCGACGGTCCCGGTATTTGCGGCCGCACCCGAATCGTTCGTCCTCAACGGCCTTAAAGTCATCGTCAAGCAGAACACGACCACCGACATCATCTCGGCCGTGATGTGTTACCGCGGCGGGGCGGCGGTGTTGACGAGCCGCGAAGCAGGCATCGAAAAGTTCGCCCTTGCCGTCGCCGTGAAGGCGAGCGAACAGTATCCGAAAGAGAAATTGAATGCGACGCTCGAGCGGATGAACACAACGATCGGAAGCTCTGTGTCCGCCGACTACTCCACGATCGACCTTCAGTGTGTGAAGCAATATTTCGATACTTCGTGGAATGTCTTCGCCGACGTCATTTTGCATCCTGCGGTCACGAAGGAAGATGTCGAGCTTGAACGCCAGCAGCTTCTCTCGCAGTTGAAACAGACCCACGACAACCCTGATTCGTATCTTGACGAGCTCGGACGGAGAGCTTTTTATACCGACCATCCATACCAGACCGACGCTAACGGGGAAGAAGCGACCGTGGCATCGTTCACGCCGGAACAGCTGAAAGCATACCTGGCGAAACGGACCAGTTCCACCCAGCTTCTCTTGATCGTTGTCGGCAACGTGACCCGTGACCGTGTCGAGAAGCTTGTCAAGGCCTCGTTCGGTTCGCTTCCCGCCGGAGTGTTCGCTGCGCCGGTCCTTCCCGCCGTGAACCATGACGAAACTTCGGTGAAATTTGTCTATCGGAATCTTCCGACCAACTATATCGAGGGATATTTCAGCGCCCCTTCGCTCAATGCGGATGATTACTACGCGATGGCCGCGGCGGGAGCAGTCCTGCAATACCGCTTGTTCGAGGAAGTGCGGACGAAAAGGAGCTTGTCGTACGCGCCGGCGGGAGGCATCGGGCGGAATTTTTCCAACTACGGCTTCATTTATGTTACCGCGTTGAAACCGGATACGACGTTGAAGGTGATGATGGCGGAGCTGAAGAAAATGGCACGTCAAAAAATTTCCACGGAGGAATTGAGGAACACGGTGAACACGTTCATTACGACCTATTATCTCCGGAACGAAACGAACCGGTCGCAGGCGAATATTCTCGCCCGCTACGAACTATCGGGAGCCGGGTACCAGGCGGCTGATAAGCTGATCGACGATATAAAGAAAGTGACCCCCGACGATATCCAGAATGCCTGCAAGAAGTACATCAAGAATTTGCAGTTTGTCATTATCGGAAATTCGGAGTCGCTGGAAATAAAGGATCTTGTTTTTTGA
- a CDS encoding pitrilysin family protein, which produces MLKRAFAVLIGLMIFFVHAFSQKYEIYERTLSNGLNVIVVQNPAVPLVTVELDVKNGGYTQPPEYEGLAHLYEHMFFKANEAIPNQERYMERIRELGASWNGTTSDERVNYFITLGRDSLEPGMQFMYDAITAPLFKEEELVKERPVVLGEYDRNEANPSFLLFRAIQQKVWWKYYSYKDVLGDRNVIITATPEKMHTIQHLFYIPNNSALILAGDITANEGFDLAEKYFGKWKKGTDPFTTIKIPEHPPIQRTETIVVEHPVSAASVSIEWQGPSVSKDPKATYAADVFSYILSQQTSTFYKDLVESGLAYGVNFSYNTLNHVGPITLSSRMSPDKYEACKKAIFAELSKMMSDDYFTDEQLENAKTILAIDEQYGREQASQYAHTVGYWWAVAGLDYYLDYVDNVNKVTRDDIKRYLATYVIDKPYVMGVLVSSEMRKQLGL; this is translated from the coding sequence ATGCTTAAACGTGCTTTTGCTGTGTTGATAGGACTCATGATATTTTTCGTTCATGCTTTTTCGCAGAAGTATGAGATCTACGAAAGGACCCTGTCGAACGGGCTGAACGTGATCGTCGTCCAGAACCCGGCGGTTCCGCTCGTGACGGTCGAACTCGACGTGAAGAACGGAGGATACACCCAGCCGCCGGAGTACGAAGGATTGGCGCATCTCTACGAGCACATGTTCTTCAAAGCCAACGAGGCCATTCCCAACCAGGAACGCTATATGGAGCGCATCCGCGAGCTGGGCGCCTCGTGGAACGGCACCACGAGCGACGAGCGGGTGAATTATTTTATCACCCTCGGCAGGGACAGCCTCGAGCCGGGGATGCAGTTCATGTATGACGCGATCACCGCTCCTCTCTTTAAGGAGGAGGAACTGGTGAAGGAACGGCCGGTGGTGCTCGGCGAATACGACCGCAACGAGGCCAATCCGTCGTTTCTGCTGTTTCGCGCCATTCAACAAAAAGTGTGGTGGAAGTATTACAGCTACAAGGACGTTCTCGGGGACAGGAACGTCATCATCACGGCAACGCCTGAGAAGATGCACACGATCCAGCATCTTTTCTACATCCCTAACAACTCCGCGCTGATCCTCGCCGGGGATATTACGGCGAACGAGGGATTCGATCTCGCCGAAAAATATTTCGGCAAATGGAAGAAGGGGACGGACCCGTTCACAACGATCAAGATCCCGGAACATCCGCCGATACAACGAACCGAAACCATTGTTGTCGAGCATCCGGTGAGCGCTGCGAGCGTGTCGATCGAATGGCAGGGGCCGAGCGTCTCCAAGGATCCTAAAGCCACGTACGCGGCGGACGTCTTTTCATACATCCTCAGCCAGCAAACATCCACATTCTATAAAGACCTGGTTGAAAGCGGTCTGGCCTACGGTGTCAACTTCAGCTACAATACGCTGAACCATGTCGGCCCGATCACGTTGTCCTCGCGGATGTCGCCGGACAAATATGAAGCGTGCAAGAAAGCGATCTTCGCGGAATTGAGCAAGATGATGTCCGACGATTATTTTACCGATGAGCAGCTTGAGAATGCGAAGACAATTCTCGCGATTGACGAACAGTACGGCCGTGAACAGGCGTCGCAGTATGCTCACACCGTCGGCTATTGGTGGGCTGTCGCCGGGCTGGACTATTACCTCGATTACGTCGACAATGTCAACAAGGTGACGCGGGACGACATCAAACGGTATCTGGCGACGTACGTGATCGATAAACCGTACGTGATGGGCGTTCTCGTCTCTTCCGAGATGCGCAAACAGCTTGGTTTGTAA
- a CDS encoding BamA/TamA family outer membrane protein, translating into MKTRRGDAQHPFASSQKSSESRTVIPGNQKLFAAVAAALIFILPPALRASNTPERIDVDSSLQVPDPPDSVEARHSKIEPLPIASYDTDVGVGYGAKCFFLDQLSSNESFDCTAFNSTKGERWYRFVFSIPDFELRQGKTYPAAVDLAVDYDKMIKNSFFGVGNRSEFSSREYYTREPLDVSITVSHGFSPLIVLQEGVRINSVRNYHFQDSSAFRYLPPDNSGTASHQSLFVNFRFDTRNSFINPSEGIVTECDIEKGVHTSFNNSEFTKLTLALQYYSPLFLPATVFAARFLGEGVFGNALPVQMLSSIGGNLTVRGSPQDRYLDNLGSVVNAEVRFPLYRRLGGVVGFDAGKVWNAFSDLDLARWAANPVTGLRLYMDTFVVRLDIGYGREATGVYFNFGQLF; encoded by the coding sequence GTGAAGACCAGGCGAGGGGATGCACAGCATCCCTTCGCCTCCTCACAGAAATCTTCTGAAAGCCGCACCGTGATTCCGGGGAATCAAAAACTGTTTGCCGCCGTCGCCGCCGCTCTTATTTTTATTCTGCCGCCTGCGTTACGTGCTTCAAACACTCCAGAACGGATAGATGTGGATTCGTCTCTCCAAGTCCCTGACCCTCCGGATAGTGTCGAAGCTCGCCATTCGAAGATAGAGCCTTTGCCGATCGCGTCGTACGACACCGACGTCGGCGTCGGCTATGGAGCGAAATGTTTTTTCCTCGATCAATTGAGTTCGAATGAATCGTTCGATTGCACCGCCTTCAACAGCACGAAAGGGGAGCGGTGGTACCGGTTTGTCTTTTCAATCCCCGATTTCGAGCTTCGTCAGGGAAAAACCTATCCTGCCGCGGTAGACCTTGCCGTAGACTATGACAAGATGATCAAGAACAGCTTTTTCGGGGTCGGAAATCGCTCGGAGTTCAGCAGCAGAGAGTATTATACCCGCGAACCGCTTGACGTCAGCATCACCGTAAGCCATGGGTTCTCGCCGTTGATTGTATTGCAGGAAGGAGTACGAATCAACTCCGTACGGAACTACCATTTTCAGGATTCCAGCGCATTTCGTTATCTCCCTCCGGACAATTCGGGCACGGCATCCCATCAATCCCTTTTCGTCAATTTTCGCTTCGACACGAGGAACAGCTTCATCAATCCGTCCGAGGGAATTGTAACAGAATGCGACATCGAGAAGGGGGTGCACACTTCGTTCAATAACTCTGAATTCACAAAGCTCACGCTTGCCCTGCAATACTACTCCCCTCTTTTTCTTCCTGCGACAGTCTTTGCTGCCCGCTTTCTGGGGGAAGGGGTATTTGGGAATGCGCTCCCGGTCCAGATGCTTTCTTCGATCGGCGGAAATTTGACTGTGCGCGGGTCGCCGCAGGACAGGTACCTCGACAATCTCGGTTCCGTCGTCAACGCCGAAGTGCGCTTTCCGCTCTACCGCCGTCTTGGCGGGGTTGTCGGTTTCGATGCCGGAAAAGTATGGAATGCATTCTCGGATCTCGACCTTGCCCGCTGGGCGGCGAACCCAGTGACGGGCCTCCGTCTGTATATGGACACTTTCGTCGTTCGGCTTGATATCGGCTACGGCCGGGAAGCTACCGGGGTTTATTTTAATTTTGGTCAGCTGTTTTGA
- a CDS encoding 5'-nucleotidase C-terminal domain-containing protein yields the protein MQRILNLFSLCAVLVTAQIVYGQTDTITILHVNDTHSNLAPIGPRDNNLRASHGGIARAATVIGMTRQTDSNVLLLHAGDAFIGDLFFNQYFGVPEFQLMASLGFDAMTAGNHEFDLGPGTLLQSLQAAFPSGGFPFLSANLILPDSTVAPLANYIHPYTIKQEGSVKVGIFGMTTPTTNYLSSPSPAVFDTSLVPIASAMVDTLRAHGCTMIILLSHLGNAVDNVIAQYTSGINVIVGGHDHILLKAPQCVVNHSGDTTFIVQVGAFYQYMGKLQFTVSANKVKLLSYKAIPLDSTIAEDPTVAATVTQLIAGIEATYGPVFSQKIGTATDFFAEVADSLVCKGSKDTPIGNLVTDAFRDATGADIAIEAGGSTAQPLYKGPLVGADVFRVVGYGFNQDNGLGFRLATFKMTGASIYAGLEFGVSAIEQDDEYFLQVSGMRYIYDPGLPDSLRILYVGIGGQPLDLAKTYTVASNEYTLLTLNFLDSAMGLPITYTDPHICTDSSEFQILSSYIAKRGTASPIFAGRILSAPVTKVSLKSSLLPAKFFLSQNYPNPFNPATTFRFSVPQAGHVTIKIYDVLGKEVAELVDGQLKAGEYTVTWNAGNFASGVYFCRMEAGTFISTKKLLLLK from the coding sequence ATGCAACGAATATTGAATCTGTTTTCTCTATGTGCTGTGCTTGTGACGGCACAGATCGTGTATGGTCAAACCGACACGATCACGATCCTTCATGTGAACGATACTCATTCGAACCTCGCGCCGATCGGTCCGCGCGATAATAACCTGAGGGCCTCGCACGGCGGCATCGCCCGGGCGGCGACGGTCATCGGCATGACCAGGCAGACCGACTCAAACGTGCTGTTGCTTCATGCCGGCGATGCATTCATCGGTGATCTGTTCTTCAATCAGTACTTCGGGGTTCCCGAATTTCAACTGATGGCTTCTTTGGGCTTCGATGCGATGACGGCGGGGAACCACGAGTTCGATCTGGGGCCGGGAACGTTATTGCAATCCCTTCAGGCGGCGTTTCCGAGCGGCGGCTTCCCGTTCCTTTCAGCCAATCTTATTCTTCCCGATTCAACCGTTGCCCCTCTCGCAAATTACATTCATCCATACACGATCAAACAAGAAGGTTCTGTAAAAGTTGGAATTTTCGGGATGACAACGCCGACGACGAACTACCTGTCTAGTCCTTCTCCGGCGGTTTTTGACACGAGTCTTGTACCGATAGCTTCAGCGATGGTCGATACATTGCGAGCGCACGGTTGCACGATGATCATATTGCTTTCTCACCTTGGAAATGCGGTTGACAATGTGATCGCTCAGTATACTTCCGGCATCAACGTTATTGTCGGGGGACACGACCATATTCTCTTGAAAGCACCACAATGCGTTGTGAATCACTCTGGAGATACGACATTCATCGTGCAGGTCGGCGCTTTCTATCAGTACATGGGAAAACTTCAGTTCACTGTGAGTGCGAACAAGGTAAAATTGCTTTCGTACAAGGCCATTCCTCTCGACTCGACGATCGCCGAAGATCCAACGGTCGCTGCGACAGTGACGCAGCTGATCGCCGGCATCGAAGCGACGTACGGGCCGGTCTTTTCGCAGAAGATCGGCACTGCGACCGATTTCTTCGCAGAGGTCGCAGATTCTCTTGTCTGTAAGGGGTCGAAGGATACGCCCATCGGTAATCTCGTCACCGATGCATTCCGCGACGCGACCGGAGCGGACATTGCGATCGAGGCGGGGGGTTCGACGGCGCAGCCACTGTACAAGGGGCCGCTCGTAGGAGCCGATGTCTTCCGCGTTGTCGGGTACGGTTTTAATCAGGACAATGGCCTGGGCTTCCGCCTTGCAACATTTAAAATGACGGGCGCAAGCATCTATGCCGGGCTGGAGTTTGGCGTTTCAGCCATTGAACAAGATGATGAATATTTTTTACAAGTTTCTGGAATGAGGTATATTTATGACCCCGGGCTGCCGGACTCTTTAAGAATCCTCTACGTCGGCATAGGAGGTCAACCGCTCGATCTGGCGAAGACATACACCGTCGCATCAAACGAATACACGCTTTTGACATTAAACTTCTTAGATAGCGCTATGGGTCTTCCGATCACATACACCGACCCTCACATTTGTACGGACTCATCGGAGTTTCAGATACTATCTTCCTACATAGCAAAGAGGGGTACTGCATCTCCGATTTTTGCAGGAAGGATTCTCTCTGCCCCGGTAACGAAGGTCTCTCTCAAGAGTTCACTATTGCCGGCAAAATTCTTCCTTTCGCAAAACTATCCAAACCCTTTTAACCCGGCCACGACCTTCAGATTTTCAGTTCCTCAAGCGGGGCATGTGACGATCAAGATCTATGACGTGCTTGGCAAGGAAGTGGCCGAGTTGGTCGACGGTCAACTCAAAGCAGGAGAATATACGGTAACATGGAATGCCGGCAATTTTGCAAGCGGCGTCTATTTCTGCCGCATGGAAGCCGGCACGTTTATTTCAACGAAAAAATTACTATTATTGAAGTAG